A single Kryptolebias marmoratus isolate JLee-2015 linkage group LG16, ASM164957v2, whole genome shotgun sequence DNA region contains:
- the chd4b gene encoding chromodomain-helicase-DNA-binding protein 4 isoform X3 produces the protein MSCSEDEREDFGAIDDHSLIHDDDEPEDAVSDVDEVPKAKKKKKAKKSNRESRSSKRQRPIREELPVSSPEHLIGVEVAERDVDEGVMRSESEGSDYAPGRKKKKRSSSAKDKKKGGGAGEKGGSKSKRKDPEPDNDDDDDDCQPKSSTQLLEAWGMKDIDHVFTQEDYSSLTNYKAFSQFVRPLIAAKNPKIPVSKMMTLMMAKWREFSTNNPLKGCATANAALAAANVAAAVENMVVSGNDGGAETGPPAPPAATPAPAPAPPPVAAPAPTPAAPPAPPAPPAPPLRKAKTKEGKGPNARKRSKPTPKPPPKQKPKKVAPLKIKLGGLNSKRKRSSSDEDEPDVDSDFDDGSFSVSDGSNRSSRPKKKSKSAKKKKKVETEDGDGYETDHQDYCEVCQQGGEIILCDTCPRAYHMVCLDPDMEKAPEGKWSCPHCEKEGIQWEARDDLSEAEGEDDDDRRDEGMEEEDDHHIEFCRVCKDGGELLCCDNCPSSYHIHCLNPPLPEIPNGEWICPRCKCPPMKGKVQKVLTWRWGDPPPPMPVPRPADLPADAPDPPPLVGRREREFFVKWCNMSYWHCSWVQELQLELNCQVMFRNYQRKTDMDEPPPVDFGGEGDDDKSTKRKNKDPLFVHMEEEFCRFGIKLEWLMIHRILNHSVDKKNNVHYIIKWRDLPYDQSTWESEDIDIPEYDTYKQIYWNHRELMMGEEGRPGKKLKKPVKVKKAERPPANPVVDPTIKFDRQPDYLDSTGGTLHPYQLEGLNWLRFSWAQATDTILADEMGLGKTVQTAVFLYSLYKEGHSKGPFLVSAPLSTIINWEREFEMWAPDMYVVTYVGDKDSRAVIRENEFSFEGNAIRGGKKASKMKKDSTVKFHVLLTSYELITIDHAVLGSIEWACLVVDEAHRLKNNQSKFFRVLNNYSLQHKLLLTGTPLQNNLEELFHLLNFLTPERFNNLEGFLEEFADIAKEDQIKKLHDMLGPHMLRRLKADVFKHMPSKTELIVRVELSPMQKKYYKFILTRNFEALNTRGGGNQVSLLNVVMDLKKCCNHPYLFPAAATEAPKLPNGMYEGTALTKASGKLMLLHKMMKKLKEGGHRVLVFSQMTKMLDLLEDFLENEGYKYERIDGGVTGNMRQEAIDRFNAPGAQQFAFLLSTRAGGLGINLASADTVIIYDSDWNPHNDIQAFSRAHRIGQNRKVMIYRFVTKASVEERITQVAKKKMMLTHLVVRPGLGSKTGSMSKQELDDILKFGTEELFKDEVGEGDNKEDDSSVIHYDDQAIDRLLDRNQDATEDTELQSMNEYLSSFKVAQYVVKDEDDEEEEVEREVIKQEESVDPDYWEKLLRHHYEQQQEDLARNLGKGKRTRKPVNYNDGSQEDRDWQEDQSDNQSDYSVASEEGDEDFDERSEANARRPNRKGLRNDRDKPLPPLLARVGGNIEVLGFNARQRKAFLNAVMRYGMPPQDAFTNQWLVRDLRGKSEKEFKAYVSLFMRHLCEPGADGAETFADGVPREGLSRQHVLTRIGVMSLIRKKVQEFEHVNGQWSMPWMAELEENKRAAALAAGEDPKTPSTGTPADTQPNTPVPDDFSKSDDKDDLRKEGEDGKIKKGDDSEIIEIPDESEKSPIREKKEDGAAVKEEEEGDDGKEKEAEDLSREKEEKDASNNRGESTEGKMDSEDDKTKVEDGKEEKMDSLPAEEKKEQKEEKDGIKPDEPGKLQNGENAKEGGTVAVNVSEEKKKATKQRFMFNIADGGFTELHSLWQNEERAATVTKKTYEIWHRRHDYWLLAGIIQHGYARWQDVQNDVRFAIINEPFKGEMSRGNFLEIKNKFLARRFKLLEQALVIEEQLRRAAYLNMTEDPAHPSMALNTRFSEVECLAESHQHLSKESMSGNKPANAVLHKVLKQLEELLSDMKADVTRLPATIARIPPVAVRLQMSERNILSRLASRGPEVASQNPSQTSQQMQVPR, from the exons GAATTGCCAGTCAGCTCCCCAGAGCACCTGATTGGAGTGGAGGTGGCAGAGAGGGATGTGGATGAGGGGGTTATGCGGTCAGAGAGTGAAGGAAGTGATTATGCCCctggcagaaaaaagaaaaagcgcTCCAGCTCagccaaagacaaaaagaaaggaggtGGGGCAGGAGAGAAAGGAGGCTCAAAAAGCAAACGTAAAGATCCAGAACCAGACAATGACGACGACGACGATGACTGCCAG ccTAAAAGCTCCACCCAGCTGCTGGAAGCCTGGGGCATGAAAGACATTGACCACGTCTTTACTCAGGAAGACTACAGCTCCCTCACAAACTACAAGGCTTTCAGCCAGTTTGTCAG GCCTTTAATCGCAGCGAAGAACCCCAAAATTCCTGTGTCCAAGATGATGACTTTAATGATGGCTAAGTGGCGAGAATTCAGCACCAACAACCCACTAAAA GGTTGTGCCACTGCTAATGCAGCCCTGGCGGCTGCCAAtgtggctgcagctgtggagaaCATGGTTGTTTCAGGGAACGACGGAGGAGCAGAGACCGGACCTCCTGCTCCCCCTGCAGCtactcctgctcctgctcctgcacctcctcccgttgctgctcctgctccaacacctgctGCGCCTCCAGCTCCTCCGGCACCTCCAGCACCTCCGCTACGCAAGGCCAAAACCAAAGAGGGAAAAG gcCCAAATGCTCGTAAGAGGTCGAAGCCTACACCTAAGCCTCCTCCTAAACAGAAACCTAAGAAGGTGGCTCCACTCAAAATCAAACTAGGGGGCCTCAACAGCAAGAGGAAGCGCTCATCT AGTGATGAAGATGAACCTGACGTTGACAGTGACTTTGATGACGGGAGTTTCTCAGTGTCAGATGGCTCCAACCGCAGCAGCCGTCCTAAGAAGAAGTCCAAGAGtgccaaaaagaagaagaaag TGGAGACTGAAGATGGCGATGGGTACGAGACCGACCACCAGGACTACTGCGAGGTGTGCCAGCAGGGAGGGGAGATCATTTTGTGTGACACCTGCCCCAGAGCATATCACATGGTTTGTCTGGACCCTGATATGGAGAAAGCACCTGAGGGCAAATGGAGCTGTCCACACTGT GAGAAGGAGGGGATCCAGTGGGAGGCCAGGGATGATCTGTCTGAGGCTGAGGGAGAGGACGATGACGACAGGAGAGATGAAGGaatggaggaggaagacgacCACCACATTGAGTTTTGCCGTGTGTGCAAGGATGGTGGAGAGCTGCTCTGCTGTGACAACTGCCCCTCCTCCTACCACATCCACTGCCTTAACCCTCCTCTCCCTGAAATCCCCAACGGAGAGTGGATCTGCCCCCGCTGCAAG TGTCCACCAATGAAGGGAAAAGTGCAGAAGGTTTTAACATGGCGTTGGGGGGATCCTCCGCCCCCCATGCCTGTCCCTCGGCCTGCTGACCTGCCTGCTGACGCTCCTGATCCCCCTCCTCTGGTGGGCCGCAGGGAGAGGGAGTTCTTTGTCAAATGGTGCAATATGTCCTACTGGCACTGCTCCTGGGTTCAGGAGCTACAG CTGGAGCTGAACTGCCAGGTGATGTTTCGTAACTACCAGAGGAAAACTGACATGGACGAACCGCCGCCAGTAGACTTTGGAGGCGAGGGTGATGATGACAAGAGCACCAAGAGGAAGAACAAAGATCCTCTTTTTGTCCACATGGAAGAGGAGTTTTGCCGCTTTGGAATTAAGTTGGAGTGGCTGATGATCCATCGCATCCTTAACCACAG tGTTGATAAGAAGAACAACGTTCATTACATAATCAAATGGCGAGACCTACCTTATGACCAGTCAACCTGGGAAAGTGAAGACATTGACATTCCTGAATACGACACATACAAACAGATATACTGGAATCACAG AGAGCTGATGATGGGTGAGGAGGGGAGACCCGGAAAGAAGCTTAAAAAACCTGTTAAAGTGAAAAAGGCAGAGCGGCCACCAGCTAatccagttgtagat CCCACTATAAAGTTTGATCGTCAGCCCGACTACCTGGACAGTACAGGCGGCACCCTGCATCCCTACCAGCTGGAGGGGTTGAACTGGTTGAGGTTTTCTTGGGCTCAGGCCACCGACACGATCCTGGCTGATGAGATGGGTTTAGGCAAGACTGTTCAGACGGCCGTCTTCCTGTATTCATTGTACAAGGAG GGTCACTCCAAAGGTCCCTTCCTGGTCAGCGCTCCTCTGTCCACCATCATTAACTGGGAGAGAGAGTTTGAGATGTGGGCCCCTGACATGTACGTGGTGACGTATGTCGGGGACAAAGACAGCAGGGCTGTTATCAGAGAGAATGAGTTCTCCTTTGAGGGAAATGCCatcagaggagggaaaaaagccTCCAAGATGAAG AAAGACTCGACAGTCAAGTTCCATGTTCTGCTGACATCCTACGAGTTGATTACCATCGACCACGCTGTGCTGGGCTCCATCGAATGGGCTTGTCTGGTTGTTGACGAGGCACACAGACTCAAGAACAACCAGTCAAAG TTCTTCAGAGTGTTAAACAACTACTCGCTGCAACACAAACTTCTGCTGACTGGAACTCCTCTTCAGAACAACCTGGAGGAGCTTTTCCACTTGCTGAACTTCTTGACCCCAGAGAGATTCAA TAACCTTGAAGGATTTCTGGAGGAGTTTGCAGACATTGCTAAAGAGGACCAAATCAAGAAACTCCATGACATGTTGGGACCACACATGCTCAGGAGGCTGAAGGCTGATGTGTTCAAACACATGCCTTCTAAAACTGAGCTCATCGTTCGAGTGGAGCTGAGCCCCATGCAGAA GAAATACTACAAGTTCATTTTAACTCGTAACTTTGAAGCCCTGAACACTCGAGGAGGCGGAAACCAAGTGTCGCTGCTAAACGTTGTGATGGACCTTAAAAAGTGCTGCAATCACCCTTACCTCTTTCCAGCAGCTGCCACA GAGGCACCAAAACTTCCAAATGGCATGTATGAGGGCACTGCCCTGACCAAAGCTTCAGGGAAGCTGATGCTGCTCCATAAGATGATGAAGAAGTTGAAGGAGGGAGGCCACAGGGTTCTGGTTTTCTCCCAAATGACCAAAATGCTTGACCTTCTGGAGGACTTTCTGGAGAACGAGGGATACAAATATGAGAGGATTGATGGAGGAGTCACCGGCAACATGAGACAGGAGGCCATTGATCGCTTTAACG CTCCTGGTGCTCAGCAGTTTGCTTTCCTCCTCTCTACCAGAGCTGGTGGTTTGGGCATTAATCTTGCCTCTGCTGACACAGTTATCATCTACGACTCTGACTGGAACCCTCACAATGACATCCAG GCGTTCAGCAGAGCTCATCGTATTGGCCAGAACAGGAAAGTGATGATCTATCGCTTCGTTACCAAAGCTTCTGTTGAGGAGAGGATCACACAG GTAGCAAAGAAGAAGATGATGCTCACTCACCTTGTAGTGCGACCCGGCCTTGGCTCTAAGACCGGATCCATGTCGAAGCAGGAACTTGACGACATCCTTAAGTTTGGAACTGAAGAGCTGTTCAAGGATGAAGTTGGAGAAG GTGACAACAAAGAGGATGACAGCAGTGTGATCCACTACGATGATCAGGCAATTGACCGCTTGCTCGACAGGAACCAGGACGCCACGGAGGACACTGAGCTCCAGAGTATGAACGAATACCTCAGCTCCTTTAAAGTGGCCCAGTATGTGGtcaaagatgaagatgatgag gaggaggaggtggaaagGGAGGTGATCAAGCAGGAGGAGAGCGTTGACCCAGATTACTGGGAGAAGCTGCTCCGGCACCACTACGAGCAGCAACAGGAAGATCTCGCCCGAAATCTGGGCAAAGGCAAAAGAACCCGAAAGCCAGTTAACTACAACGATGGCTCCCAGGAGGACCGAG ACTGGCAGGAGGATCAATCAGATAACCAGTCTGATTACTCGGTGGCCTCAGAGGAAGGAGACGAGGACTTTGATGAACGCTCTGAAG cGAACGCTCGCAGACCTAATCGCAAAGGGCTGAGGAACGACCGGGACAAACCTCTGCCGCCACTTCTCGCCAGGGTCGGGGGGAACATTGAG GTGTTGGGCTTCAATGCTCGGCAGAGGAAGGCTTTCCTGAACGCAGTTATGCGTTACGGGATGCCGCCACAGGATGCTTTCACCAACCAGTGGCTGGTCAGGGATCTGCGAGGGAAATCTGAGAAAGAATTCAA GGCCTACGTGTCTCTGTTTATGCGTCACCTTTGTGAGCCGGGAGCCGACGGAGCTGAGACCTTCGCAGATGGCGTCCCACGCGAGGGTTTGTCGAGGCAACACGTGCTTACTCGCATCGGTGTGATGTCACTCATAAGGAAAAAG GTGCAGGAGTTTGAACACGTGAACGGTCAGTGGTCGATGCCCTGGATGGCGGAGCTGGAGGAGAACAAAAGGGCTGCAGCTTTGGCTGCAGGCGAAGACCCAAAAACTCCTTCGACCGGGACCCCTGCAGACACCCAACCCAATACTCCTGTCCCAG aTGATTTCTCTAAATCAGATGATAAAGATGACTTGAGAAAAGAGGGAGAGGAcggcaaaattaaaaaaggagatGATTCTGAG ATTATTGAAATCCCAGACGAGTCTGAAAAATCCCCCATTCgtgaaaagaaagaagacgGCGCTgcggtgaaggaggaggaggaaggagacgACGGTAAGGAGAAGGAGGCTGAAGACCTGAGCAGggagaaagaagagaaggaCGCTTCGAACAACAGGGGGGAAAGTACAGAGGGCAAGATGGACTCAGAGGACGACAAGACTAAAG tcgAGGACGGCAAAGAAGAGAAGATGGACTCGTTAccagcagaggagaaaaaag aacaaaaagaagagaaggatGGGATAAAACCTGACGAGCCTGGAAAACTGCAGAACGGCGAGAACGCCAAAGAGGGAGGGACGGTTGCGGTTAACGTCAgcgaggagaagaagaaagccaCCAAGCAGAGGTTCATGTTCAACATCGCCGATGGTGGATTCACAG AGCTTCACTCCCTGTGGCAGAACGAAGAGAGGGCCGCCACTGTCACCAAGAAGACCTACGAGATTTGGCACCGTCGCCATGACTACTGGCTGCTGGCTGGCATCATACA ACATGGTTACGCTCGATGGCAAGATGTGCAGAACGATGTGAGGTTTGCCATCATCAATGAGCCCTTCAAAGGAGAGATGAGCCGAGGAAACTTCCTGGAGATCAAGAACAAGTTTCTGGCTCGCAGGTTCAAG TTGCTGGAGCAGGCGTTGGTGATCGAGGAGCAGCTGCGCAGGGCGGCCTACCTGAACATGACAGAAGATCCAGCTCATCCTTCCATGGCCCTCAACACTCGATTCAGTGAGGTGGAGTGTCTCGCTGAGTCTCATCAGCACCTCAGCAAAGAGTCCATGTCTGGAAACAAGCCTGCCAACGCAGTGCTTCACAAAG tcctCAAACAGCTTGAGGAGCTGCTGAGTGACATGAAGGCCGACGTCACTCGTCTCCCCGCAACCATTGCCAGGATCCCCCCCGTCGCCGTGCGGCTGCAGATGTCCGAGAGGAACATCCTCAGCCGGCTGGCGAGCCGGGGCCCCGAGGTGGCGTCCCAGAACCCGTCACAGACCTCACAGCAGATGCAGGTGCCACGCTGA